The following coding sequences are from one Mycolicibacterium aichiense window:
- a CDS encoding adenylate/guanylate cyclase domain-containing protein, with protein sequence MTDTVDPEAAGLLDGLTGDARAQRAELIPWLIEQGITVEEIRGAFAPMLLPGRRILGDDGTRLSARQISEQTGLDLDLLRRFQRASGLATVDDPDAAVFLKPDAETAVHVKRLLDLGFDPDRLLAVYRTLAEGLSRAAEAMRYIAVATTMQHPGTTELEMAQGAQVLVSAVAPLLGPMVQDMLMLQLRHAMETEAINANERAVGASLPGARDVAVAFADLVGFTRLGETVPPEELEQLANRLADAARDVAVPPVRFIKTIGDAVMMVSTDTAALLDAMLTLVEATEADDALPQLRVGVSHGQAVSRAGDWFGSPVNLASRVTSAARPGSVLVSEAAREQIGDDPSFSWSFARARHLKGIQDEVKLFRARRAEKL encoded by the coding sequence GTGACCGACACCGTCGACCCAGAGGCCGCCGGGCTGCTCGACGGGCTCACGGGCGATGCCCGTGCCCAGCGAGCTGAATTGATTCCCTGGTTGATCGAGCAGGGCATCACCGTCGAGGAGATCCGGGGGGCGTTCGCGCCAATGCTGCTCCCCGGGCGCCGGATCCTCGGCGATGACGGGACGAGGCTGTCGGCTCGGCAGATCAGCGAGCAGACCGGACTGGACCTCGATCTGCTCCGGCGCTTCCAGCGCGCCAGCGGCCTTGCGACGGTCGATGATCCCGACGCGGCGGTGTTCCTCAAACCTGACGCCGAGACCGCCGTGCACGTCAAGCGGCTTCTGGATCTGGGATTCGATCCCGACCGGCTGCTGGCCGTGTATCGCACTCTGGCAGAAGGCCTTTCGCGTGCCGCCGAGGCGATGCGCTACATTGCAGTCGCCACGACGATGCAACATCCCGGCACCACCGAACTCGAGATGGCGCAGGGCGCGCAGGTGTTGGTCAGCGCGGTGGCACCGCTGCTCGGCCCGATGGTGCAGGACATGCTCATGCTGCAGCTGCGCCACGCCATGGAAACCGAGGCGATCAACGCCAATGAAAGGGCTGTCGGCGCATCGCTTCCCGGCGCCCGCGACGTCGCGGTCGCCTTCGCCGACCTCGTCGGGTTCACCAGGCTGGGCGAGACGGTCCCGCCCGAGGAGCTCGAACAGCTCGCCAACCGGCTCGCCGACGCCGCGCGCGATGTGGCGGTGCCGCCGGTGCGATTCATCAAGACGATCGGCGACGCGGTGATGATGGTGTCCACGGACACTGCGGCATTGCTCGACGCGATGCTGACGCTCGTAGAAGCCACCGAAGCCGACGACGCCCTGCCGCAACTGCGGGTGGGTGTGTCTCATGGCCAGGCCGTCAGTCGCGCGGGTGACTGGTTCGGCAGCCCGGTCAACCTGGCCAGCCGGGTGACCTCGGCGGCCCGGCCCGGGTCGGTCCTGGTGTCCGAGGCGGCGCGGGAACAGATCGGGGACGACCCCTCCTTCAGCTGGTCGTTCGCTCGGGCGCGGCACCTCAAAGGCATTCAGGACGAGGTCAAACTGTTCCGGGCCCGCCGGGCCGAAAAGCTCTGA
- a CDS encoding DNA-deoxyinosine glycosylase, whose protein sequence is MSRSPLLEGLPPIGSSDARLLILGNMPSVLSLASGQYYGNPRNAFWHIIGEVFGCEPDAPYQHRTEVLRRHRIAVWDVLKHCRRVGSLDSAVEPDSMVPNDFGTYFSSQPRIERVCFNGAAAERNFGRLVRADTPATFVRLPSTSPAQTMRYAAKLATWSAALAPFGNAAADAPSESTYGQTR, encoded by the coding sequence ATGTCACGATCCCCGCTCCTGGAAGGGCTGCCTCCCATCGGCTCGTCCGATGCGCGGCTGCTGATTCTCGGCAACATGCCCAGCGTGCTCTCGCTGGCCAGCGGGCAGTACTACGGGAACCCACGAAATGCGTTCTGGCACATCATCGGTGAGGTGTTCGGGTGTGAGCCCGACGCTCCGTATCAGCATCGCACCGAGGTACTACGCCGCCACCGCATCGCCGTCTGGGACGTACTCAAGCACTGCAGACGGGTCGGGAGCCTGGATTCCGCCGTCGAGCCGGACAGTATGGTGCCCAACGACTTCGGGACATACTTCTCCTCCCAGCCGCGCATCGAACGGGTGTGCTTCAACGGAGCGGCGGCCGAACGCAACTTCGGCCGGCTGGTGCGCGCTGATACGCCTGCCACGTTCGTGCGTCTGCCCTCGACCAGCCCCGCGCAGACCATGCGCTACGCCGCCAAACTCGCGACCTGGAGCGCGGCGCTCGCGCCGTTCGGAAATGCCGCAGCCGACGCGCCGAGCGAATCAACGTATGGCCAGACGCGCTGA
- a CDS encoding TetR/AcrR family transcriptional regulator yields the protein MDSDVAAEGSRRSAIIHAALELFALRGTAETTLQMIADAAGVSVGLVQHHFTSKVGLIEAAEAHALEVIGTVMAQPMPESPAESAPEIGRRVSRLFAEHVAALDFMGRQLVEGAAGGVGLFDAMARMGIARWEQLAQAGAVHRDLDVVWAALNPLLLVFGAIVFRRQLEQHLTEPLTNPSQLRRWEDSVNILITQGQLRREFWP from the coding sequence GTGGACTCGGACGTTGCCGCAGAGGGCTCCAGACGGAGCGCGATTATTCACGCGGCGTTGGAACTTTTCGCTCTACGTGGTACCGCCGAGACGACGCTGCAGATGATCGCCGACGCCGCCGGGGTGTCGGTGGGATTGGTACAGCACCACTTCACGTCGAAGGTGGGCTTGATCGAAGCGGCGGAGGCGCACGCGCTCGAGGTCATCGGCACCGTGATGGCCCAGCCAATGCCAGAGTCGCCGGCCGAGTCGGCCCCTGAGATCGGGCGTCGAGTGAGCCGGCTGTTCGCCGAACATGTGGCGGCGCTGGATTTCATGGGGCGCCAGCTTGTGGAGGGTGCCGCCGGCGGCGTCGGGCTCTTCGACGCGATGGCGCGGATGGGAATCGCGCGATGGGAGCAGCTCGCCCAGGCCGGAGCAGTCCATCGCGATCTCGATGTGGTGTGGGCGGCACTCAACCCTCTGCTGCTGGTCTTCGGTGCCATTGTCTTCCGCCGGCAGCTCGAGCAGCACCTCACCGAGCCGCTCACCAACCCGTCCCAACTTCGCCGTTGGGAGGACTCGGTGAACATCCTGATCACCCAGGGCCAGCTCCGACGCGAGTTCTGGCCGTGA
- a CDS encoding amidase, with amino-acid sequence MDSTDIAFAGAAEQARMLVNGTITAPALLELYLDRIARVDRELRAYRVVLTDSARREAVAAQELLDAGERRPLLGVPIAIKDDVDVVDEFTCYGSSAYGQPPTSDALVVRRLREAGAVILGKTSVPEMMLWPFTETISFGATHNPWDLERAPGGSSGGSGAAVAAGLAPMALGSDGAGSIRIPSTWCGLFGLKPQRDRVPMAPHDDAWCGLSVNGPMTRTVEDAALFLDATTQVPGPAGGFVAAASREPGRLRIALSSKLPPTMLGRVGKAQQKALDGAETLLRDLGHEVIWRDPDYPAWAVYGHVLPRMWRGAFQDATALPHRERLEPRTKGIARLGRLISEAQIAKVRAAEPALAARVQSIFDHVDVLITPGTATGPSRIGQYQHRGGVATLAMVSARVPFNAMFNATGQPAAVVPWGLDDAGVPMSIQLVGRPSDEATLLSLSHQIEMARPWANRRPPVS; translated from the coding sequence ATGGACTCCACCGACATTGCCTTCGCCGGTGCTGCCGAGCAGGCGCGCATGCTCGTCAACGGCACCATCACCGCGCCCGCCCTGCTGGAGTTGTACCTCGACCGGATAGCGCGCGTCGACCGGGAATTGCGGGCCTATCGCGTGGTGCTCACCGACAGCGCGCGCCGGGAGGCCGTCGCCGCGCAGGAGTTGCTCGACGCCGGCGAGCGCAGGCCGCTGCTGGGCGTCCCGATCGCGATCAAGGACGACGTCGACGTCGTCGACGAATTCACCTGCTACGGCAGCAGCGCCTACGGACAGCCGCCGACGAGCGATGCGCTGGTGGTGCGCCGGCTGCGGGAGGCCGGTGCGGTGATCCTCGGCAAAACGTCGGTGCCGGAGATGATGCTCTGGCCGTTCACCGAGACGATCTCCTTCGGCGCCACCCACAATCCGTGGGATCTGGAGCGCGCGCCCGGCGGCAGCAGTGGCGGCAGCGGTGCGGCCGTGGCCGCGGGGCTCGCGCCGATGGCGTTGGGCTCCGACGGCGCCGGGTCCATCCGTATTCCGTCCACCTGGTGCGGGCTGTTCGGACTCAAGCCCCAGCGTGACCGGGTGCCGATGGCTCCGCACGACGACGCGTGGTGCGGCTTGTCCGTCAACGGCCCGATGACGCGCACAGTGGAGGACGCCGCGCTGTTCCTCGACGCGACGACGCAGGTGCCGGGCCCGGCAGGGGGATTCGTCGCCGCCGCGAGCCGGGAGCCGGGCAGACTCCGAATTGCCTTGAGTAGCAAGCTTCCTCCGACCATGCTCGGTCGAGTCGGGAAGGCGCAGCAGAAGGCACTCGACGGTGCCGAGACGCTGCTGCGCGATCTCGGCCACGAGGTGATCTGGCGCGATCCCGACTATCCGGCGTGGGCGGTATACGGCCATGTGCTGCCGCGGATGTGGCGGGGCGCCTTCCAGGATGCGACCGCTCTGCCGCACCGGGAACGGCTCGAGCCGAGGACCAAAGGCATTGCCCGGCTTGGCCGCTTGATCTCCGAGGCGCAGATCGCCAAGGTGCGTGCGGCCGAGCCGGCGCTCGCCGCGCGGGTCCAGTCGATCTTCGACCACGTCGACGTGTTGATCACCCCCGGCACCGCGACCGGTCCGTCGCGTATCGGGCAGTATCAGCACCGCGGCGGGGTCGCGACGCTGGCCATGGTCTCGGCTCGGGTGCCGTTCAACGCGATGTTCAACGCGACGGGCCAGCCCGCCGCCGTGGTCCCGTGGGGTCTCGACGACGCCGGGGTGCCGATGTCGATCCAGCTGGTCGGCCGGCCCTCGGACGAGGCGACGCTGTTGTCGTTGAGCCACCAGATCGAGATGGCGCGGCCATGGGCGAACCGAAGACCGCCCGTCTCCTGA
- a CDS encoding HIT family protein produces MACVFCEIVAGTAPAIRVYSDDDFLGFLDIRPFTRGHTLVVPKRHTVDLTDTPAETLAGMLAVGQRIAQATRASDLGATGNNIAINDGKSAMQTVFHIHLHVIPRRDGDKLSFAKGMLLRRDPDREGTGRILRDALSQLDTTG; encoded by the coding sequence ATGGCATGCGTGTTCTGCGAGATCGTCGCCGGTACGGCACCTGCCATCCGCGTTTACTCCGACGACGACTTCCTCGGCTTCCTGGACATCCGCCCATTCACCCGGGGCCACACCCTGGTGGTGCCCAAGCGACACACGGTCGACCTCACCGACACCCCTGCCGAGACCCTGGCCGGGATGCTCGCCGTCGGGCAGCGGATCGCGCAGGCGACCCGCGCGTCGGATCTCGGCGCGACCGGCAACAACATCGCGATCAACGACGGCAAGTCGGCCATGCAGACGGTGTTTCACATTCACCTGCATGTGATCCCGCGGCGCGACGGCGACAAGCTGTCGTTCGCCAAGGGGATGCTCCTGCGCCGTGACCCCGACCGCGAGGGCACCGGACGGATCCTGCGCGACGCCCTGTCCCAGCTCGACACAACTGGATGA
- a CDS encoding nitroreductase family deazaflavin-dependent oxidoreductase — translation MPDSALMTFVKVHDWVYRRTNGLIGHRMPGVPSSLMLHTIGAKTGQPRSNLLAYYRDGEDYLIVASNGGADRNPAWYHNLRAQPKIEINLGRKRLAVTAHIVMPDDPDYARLWHICDSNNGGRYSSYQRGTRRPIPVVRLTP, via the coding sequence ATGCCCGATTCCGCACTGATGACGTTCGTGAAGGTGCACGACTGGGTGTACCGGCGCACCAACGGCTTGATCGGGCACCGGATGCCCGGGGTTCCGTCCTCGCTGATGCTGCACACCATCGGGGCGAAAACCGGCCAGCCCCGGTCGAATCTGCTCGCCTACTACCGCGATGGCGAGGACTACCTGATCGTCGCGTCCAACGGCGGAGCCGACCGCAATCCGGCGTGGTACCACAATCTGCGCGCGCAGCCGAAGATCGAAATCAACCTGGGCAGAAAACGTTTGGCGGTTACGGCACACATCGTGATGCCGGACGACCCGGACTACGCGCGGCTGTGGCACATCTGCGACTCGAACAACGGCGGCCGCTACAGCTCCTATCAGCGCGGCACCAGGAGGCCCATCCCGGTCGTGCGCCTGACACCCTGA
- a CDS encoding LLM class flavin-dependent oxidoreductase yields the protein MRLSVLDLVPVRTDQTTADALAATVRLAQTADRLGFTRYWVAEHHNMPAVAATSPPVILAYLAAQTTQLRLGSGGVMLPNHAPLAVAEQFALLEAAAPGRIDLGIGRAPGSDPVTSYMLRGTRDDSDIENFPQYLDDVAALMSAHGVRIPIRNQDYILKATPAAVEEPRLWLLGSSMYSAHLAAAKGLPYVFAHHFAGQGTVEALATYRSEFRPSAVAAEPVTFMTVNAVVAPTRSEAEALLLPNLQMMARLRTGQPLGPLDLVEDAAAVTMHPQAEAIIAAGRGKAVVGSPSEAADQVRAVAAEFDVDEVMVNPVASAHRGTDPATAPDRETTLELLAKELF from the coding sequence ATGCGGCTTTCTGTCCTCGACCTCGTTCCGGTACGCACCGACCAGACCACCGCCGACGCGCTGGCGGCCACCGTACGGCTGGCTCAGACCGCCGACCGCTTGGGATTCACCCGGTATTGGGTGGCCGAACACCACAACATGCCCGCGGTCGCGGCCACCAGCCCGCCGGTGATCCTGGCCTACCTGGCTGCCCAGACCACCCAGCTGCGGCTGGGTTCGGGTGGGGTGATGCTGCCCAACCATGCCCCGCTGGCTGTCGCCGAGCAGTTCGCGTTGTTGGAGGCCGCCGCGCCGGGACGGATCGATCTCGGGATCGGCCGTGCGCCCGGCTCCGACCCGGTGACGTCGTACATGTTGCGGGGCACGCGGGACGATTCCGATATCGAGAACTTCCCGCAGTACCTCGACGACGTCGCGGCGCTGATGAGCGCGCACGGGGTGCGGATCCCGATCCGCAACCAGGACTACATCCTCAAAGCCACGCCGGCGGCGGTCGAGGAGCCGCGACTGTGGCTGCTCGGCTCGTCGATGTACTCCGCGCATCTGGCCGCCGCCAAAGGCCTGCCGTATGTGTTCGCGCATCACTTCGCCGGGCAGGGCACCGTCGAGGCGCTGGCCACCTACCGGTCGGAGTTCCGGCCCAGTGCGGTGGCCGCCGAGCCGGTGACGTTCATGACGGTCAACGCGGTGGTCGCCCCGACCCGGTCCGAGGCCGAGGCGCTGCTGCTGCCGAACCTGCAGATGATGGCTCGGCTGCGCACCGGCCAACCGCTCGGGCCGCTCGACCTGGTCGAGGACGCGGCGGCGGTGACCATGCACCCGCAGGCCGAGGCGATCATCGCCGCCGGGCGCGGCAAGGCCGTGGTCGGGTCACCGTCCGAGGCGGCCGACCAGGTTCGTGCCGTGGCCGCAGAGTTCGACGTCGACGAGGTGATGGTCAACCCCGTTGCATCCGCGCATCGCGGGACCGACCCGGCGACCGCCCCGGACCGGGAGACCACGCTGGAGCTGCTGGCGAAAGAGCTTTTCTAG
- a CDS encoding uracil-DNA glycosylase codes for MTLFPHPRTGVLFSSPVPPGTGWPGDPAVPETTVATDAAQVAALAAEASDVGEVDAQVSVCRACPRLVAWREEVAVTKRRSFAGEPYWGRPITGWGSAQPKILVLGLAPAAHGGNRTGRVFTGDRSGDQLFAALNRAGLVNQPTSVDAADGLTTKDIRVMAAVRCAPPANKPAPEERSTCEPWLTAEWRLIAPSVRVIVTLGGFGWQAALRLLADDLPAQAKPKFGHGVVVDLPSGRQLLGCYHPSQQNMFTGRLTPAMLDDVFTDAAARAGLRR; via the coding sequence GTGACCCTCTTTCCACATCCCCGGACCGGCGTCCTGTTCTCCTCGCCGGTCCCGCCGGGTACGGGCTGGCCAGGGGACCCGGCTGTGCCCGAGACCACGGTGGCCACCGACGCCGCCCAGGTGGCGGCTCTGGCGGCGGAGGCCAGCGACGTCGGGGAAGTGGATGCCCAGGTCAGCGTGTGCCGGGCATGTCCCAGACTGGTCGCCTGGCGGGAAGAGGTGGCGGTCACCAAACGTCGCTCGTTCGCCGGCGAACCGTATTGGGGCAGGCCGATCACCGGATGGGGCTCGGCGCAGCCGAAGATTCTGGTGCTGGGCCTGGCCCCGGCCGCCCACGGGGGCAACCGGACGGGGCGGGTGTTCACCGGTGATCGCTCGGGGGATCAGCTGTTCGCCGCGCTGAATCGCGCGGGGTTGGTGAACCAACCAACCAGCGTCGACGCAGCAGATGGCTTGACCACCAAGGATATTCGGGTAATGGCCGCGGTGCGGTGTGCTCCGCCGGCCAACAAGCCCGCGCCCGAGGAACGATCGACGTGTGAGCCGTGGCTGACCGCCGAGTGGCGGCTGATCGCGCCCTCGGTGCGGGTGATCGTCACCCTGGGCGGGTTCGGCTGGCAGGCCGCGCTGCGCTTGCTCGCCGATGACCTGCCTGCGCAGGCGAAACCGAAGTTCGGGCACGGGGTGGTCGTCGATTTGCCGTCGGGGCGGCAGCTGCTGGGGTGCTATCACCCAAGTCAGCAGAATATGTTCACCGGGCGACTCACCCCGGCCATGCTCGACGACGTGTTCACCGACGCTGCTGCACGCGCGGGCCTGCGGCGGTGA
- a CDS encoding MFS transporter, whose product MTITRVPALLILSSTFLAAGANGISMVAFPWLVLQRTGSAVDASIVAGAATLPLLFATLIAGAAVDFVGRRRVAMLSDALSAIAVAAIPVLAIAFGTEVLTTLVLAALAALGAFFDPAGMTARQSMLPEAAVRAGWTLDHTNSVYEAVFNLAYITGPGVGGLLIATLGGVNAMWVTAALFGLAILAMAVLRLEGTGRPQREKLPESVVSGVLEGLKFVWRNRVLRTLGLVDLAVTGLYLPMESVLFPKYFTDRNEPAQLGWVLMALSIGGLVGALSWTVLSKVASKRATVLTAVLTFGIAVAVIAFLPPLPVILSLAALVGLVYGPIGPIYNSIMQTRTPEQLRGRVVGVMTSMTYAAGPIGFTLAGPLVDAFGLTVTFLVLAVPILAIGIVCPWLPALKELDDDAPRMAQWP is encoded by the coding sequence GTGACCATCACGCGCGTCCCCGCGCTGCTGATCCTGTCCTCGACCTTCCTGGCCGCGGGCGCCAACGGCATCTCCATGGTCGCGTTCCCCTGGCTGGTGCTCCAGCGCACCGGCAGTGCGGTGGATGCCTCTATCGTTGCGGGCGCGGCGACCCTGCCGCTGCTGTTCGCCACCCTCATCGCCGGTGCCGCCGTCGACTTCGTCGGTCGACGCCGGGTGGCGATGCTCTCCGACGCACTGTCGGCCATCGCGGTGGCCGCGATCCCGGTCTTGGCGATCGCGTTCGGCACCGAGGTGCTGACCACCCTCGTCCTGGCCGCACTGGCCGCCCTCGGCGCGTTCTTCGATCCGGCCGGCATGACCGCGCGGCAGTCGATGCTGCCCGAGGCGGCGGTCCGAGCAGGCTGGACCCTCGATCACACCAACAGCGTCTATGAGGCCGTGTTCAACCTGGCCTACATCACCGGTCCGGGTGTCGGCGGCCTGCTCATTGCCACGCTCGGCGGTGTCAACGCGATGTGGGTGACCGCCGCGCTGTTCGGGCTGGCGATCCTGGCGATGGCGGTGCTGCGCTTGGAGGGTACCGGCCGTCCGCAACGCGAAAAGCTACCGGAGAGCGTGGTTTCCGGAGTTCTGGAAGGGTTGAAGTTCGTCTGGCGGAACCGGGTTCTGCGCACCCTTGGCCTGGTCGACCTCGCCGTCACCGGGTTGTACCTGCCGATGGAAAGTGTGCTGTTCCCCAAGTACTTCACCGACCGCAACGAGCCGGCCCAGTTGGGCTGGGTGCTGATGGCGTTGTCGATCGGCGGGCTGGTCGGGGCACTGAGCTGGACCGTGCTGTCGAAAGTGGCCAGCAAGCGCGCGACGGTGCTGACGGCAGTGCTGACGTTCGGCATCGCGGTGGCGGTCATCGCGTTCCTGCCGCCGCTGCCGGTCATCTTGTCCTTGGCCGCGCTGGTCGGCCTGGTGTACGGGCCGATCGGGCCCATCTACAACTCGATCATGCAGACCCGCACCCCCGAGCAGCTGCGCGGACGGGTGGTCGGGGTGATGACGTCGATGACCTACGCCGCGGGCCCGATCGGGTTCACGCTGGCCGGCCCGCTGGTCGACGCGTTCGGTCTCACGGTGACATTCCTGGTACTGGCGGTGCCGATCTTGGCGATCGGCATCGTGTGTCCCTGGCTGCCCGCCCTCAAGGAGTTGGACGACGACGCGCCTAGGATGGCGCAATGGCCGTGA
- a CDS encoding FAD-binding oxidoreductase yields the protein MAVSALAGLAAQLPDGVVVTDPDILASYRHDRAADPAAGMPLAVVRPTRTEEVQTVLRWASANRVAVVPRGAGTGLSGGATAVDGGIVLSTEKMRDITVDPVTRTAVVQPGLLNAEVKKAVAEHGLWYPPDPSSDEICSIGGNIATNAGGLCCVKYGVTTDYVLGMQVVLADGTAVRLGGPRLKDVAGLSLTKLFVGSEGTLGVVTEVTLRLLPPQPSACTVVATFDSVEAAAGAVVTITGRIRPSMLEFMDAVSINAVEDKLRMGLDRSAAAMMVAASDDRGPAGAEDAEYMARVFTEAGAKECFSTSDPAEGEAFVAARRFAIPAVEAKGSLLLEDVGVPLPALAELVGGVAKIAADRDLVISVIAHAGDGNTHPLIVFDPADAAMTERAEKAFGEIMDLAVSLGGTITGEHGVGRLKKPWLAGQLGPEAMELNRRIKAALDPDGILNPGAVI from the coding sequence ATGGCCGTGAGTGCTCTGGCCGGCCTGGCCGCTCAGCTTCCCGACGGGGTCGTCGTCACCGACCCCGACATCTTGGCGTCCTACCGCCACGACCGCGCCGCCGACCCCGCCGCCGGGATGCCGTTGGCTGTGGTGCGGCCCACCCGCACCGAAGAGGTGCAGACGGTGCTGCGCTGGGCTTCGGCGAACCGTGTCGCGGTGGTGCCGCGCGGAGCGGGCACCGGACTTTCCGGTGGCGCGACCGCCGTCGACGGCGGGATCGTGCTGTCGACGGAGAAGATGCGCGACATCACCGTCGACCCGGTGACACGCACCGCGGTGGTGCAGCCGGGTCTGCTCAACGCCGAGGTGAAGAAGGCGGTCGCGGAGCACGGCCTGTGGTATCCGCCCGACCCGTCGTCGGACGAGATCTGCAGCATCGGCGGCAACATAGCCACCAACGCCGGCGGTCTGTGCTGTGTGAAGTACGGCGTGACAACCGATTACGTACTGGGCATGCAGGTGGTGCTGGCCGACGGCACCGCGGTTCGCCTCGGCGGCCCGCGCCTGAAAGATGTTGCCGGGCTGTCGCTGACCAAGTTGTTCGTCGGCAGTGAAGGCACCCTCGGGGTGGTGACCGAGGTGACGCTGCGGCTGCTGCCGCCCCAGCCGTCGGCGTGCACCGTGGTGGCGACGTTCGATTCGGTGGAGGCCGCGGCCGGTGCGGTGGTGACGATCACCGGACGCATCCGGCCCTCGATGCTGGAGTTCATGGACGCGGTGTCCATCAATGCCGTCGAGGACAAGCTGAGGATGGGACTGGATCGCTCGGCGGCTGCGATGATGGTGGCCGCCTCCGACGACCGGGGCCCGGCCGGCGCCGAGGACGCCGAGTACATGGCCCGGGTTTTCACCGAAGCCGGTGCCAAAGAATGTTTTTCGACATCCGATCCGGCCGAGGGTGAGGCGTTCGTCGCGGCCCGCAGGTTCGCCATTCCCGCGGTGGAGGCCAAGGGTTCGTTGCTGCTCGAGGATGTCGGAGTGCCGCTGCCTGCACTCGCCGAGCTGGTGGGCGGGGTGGCCAAGATCGCGGCCGACCGCGATCTGGTGATCTCGGTGATCGCCCACGCCGGCGATGGCAACACCCACCCGCTGATCGTCTTCGATCCTGCCGACGCCGCGATGACCGAGCGGGCCGAGAAGGCGTTCGGTGAGATCATGGACCTGGCGGTGTCGCTGGGTGGGACGATCACCGGTGAGCACGGGGTCGGACGGCTCAAGAAGCCGTGGCTCGCAGGTCAATTGGGTCCTGAAGCAATGGAACTCAATCGCCGGATCAAGGCCGCGCTGGACCCCGACGGGATTCTGAATCCCGGCGCGGTCATTTAG
- a CDS encoding epoxide hydrolase family protein, producing MTHSPTQFEIAVPQADLDDLRRRLESARFPAELPGSGWDYGTDQSFLKAFVNRWRDEYDWRATEAEINAVGSFVTHAAGQHVHFLHRRSANSEAIPLVLVHGWPGSIIEFLDALPMLHERFHVVVISMPGYGFSGPTTQRGVDTSVVAAAVAEVMTQLGYQRFLAQGGDWGALVVRYLGEHYPDRAVAIHTNMLFASAEGPDAMDGVTEEEMAAFIASAERMAEGTAYMEIQGTRPHSLGYGLEDSPVGLAGWILEKFHAWSDVRGGMPIRTDRLIDNLMMYWLTGTATSAARLYYEAAHAGTGALSPWSGRVDVPTGYAVYPQELVRIPKVWAHKHYHLVHYTIQDRGGHFAAFEQPQLFAADVLAYADVLDELGVFS from the coding sequence ATGACTCACTCCCCCACGCAGTTCGAGATCGCGGTTCCGCAAGCCGATCTCGACGACCTGCGCCGCCGCCTCGAATCCGCCCGATTTCCGGCCGAACTGCCCGGCAGTGGCTGGGATTACGGCACCGATCAGTCGTTCCTGAAGGCTTTCGTCAACCGGTGGCGTGACGAGTACGACTGGCGGGCAACCGAAGCCGAGATCAACGCCGTCGGGTCGTTCGTGACCCACGCTGCCGGTCAGCACGTCCACTTCCTGCACCGCAGGTCCGCCAACAGCGAGGCCATCCCGTTGGTGCTCGTACACGGCTGGCCGGGTTCGATCATCGAATTCCTCGACGCCCTGCCGATGCTGCACGAGCGGTTCCACGTCGTGGTGATCTCGATGCCCGGATACGGGTTCTCCGGCCCGACCACCCAACGCGGCGTCGACACCTCGGTTGTTGCGGCAGCGGTCGCCGAGGTGATGACGCAACTGGGTTACCAGCGCTTCCTGGCTCAGGGCGGCGACTGGGGTGCTCTGGTCGTGCGATACCTCGGCGAGCACTACCCGGATCGCGCGGTCGCCATCCACACCAACATGCTCTTCGCGTCCGCCGAGGGTCCCGACGCGATGGACGGTGTCACCGAGGAAGAGATGGCCGCATTCATCGCCTCCGCCGAGCGGATGGCCGAAGGCACCGCGTACATGGAAATCCAAGGCACCCGGCCACATTCACTCGGCTACGGACTCGAGGATTCGCCGGTGGGCCTGGCCGGCTGGATCCTGGAGAAGTTCCATGCCTGGAGCGACGTCCGCGGCGGGATGCCGATCCGCACCGACCGGCTGATCGACAATCTCATGATGTACTGGCTGACCGGTACCGCGACCTCGGCTGCGCGACTGTACTACGAGGCGGCCCACGCCGGCACCGGTGCGCTGAGCCCGTGGTCGGGCCGGGTCGACGTCCCGACCGGTTACGCGGTCTACCCGCAAGAGCTGGTGCGAATCCCGAAAGTGTGGGCGCACAAGCACTATCACCTGGTGCACTACACGATCCAGGACCGCGGTGGCCACTTCGCGGCGTTCGAGCAGCCGCAGCTGTTCGCCGCGGACGTGCTCGCCTACGCCGACGTGCTCGACGAGTTGGGCGTGTTCAGCTAG